A DNA window from Luteolibacter luteus contains the following coding sequences:
- a CDS encoding penicillin-binding transpeptidase domain-containing protein → MRRPIAKLLSGALVVSVSAGQDLASIPQTAAPDISPNNASIFTRKDARTITQSIPAPRGPILDRSGAAFAQSRVAWQLGIQYEQFEKADRAFVIEWGRTRIAKAKTLIPEASEPTDDELWDHYQNRRWLPLLISSHLDEAGRKKIEPQLSKGLILHPVYQRFYPGKSLAAHIIGYTGSVGKLPTGPINFNEPMWEEQEGRAGLEAIFNTELTGQPGMKRMLYDENGRELLKEQVKRPRPGGALVTTLNKAWQDHAEDVLRDKVRRGAFVLIDVNTGEVLVMASRPSFDLNGFVPGISDKDFKALNEDPGKPMVGRAFQSAYPPGSSFKPIVALTALNNGEVDENTEIYCAGAITLGGHTFHNHNKRAAGSINVKQALATSNNIWFGQVGMKIGAPAFLGVARQFGFGQLTGLPLKGENPGLVPTNEWMMRVHHRRFKDGDDFNLSIGQGSLEVTPLQVAQAMAGIANGGVLPKLHLVMQVQDPYGRVIKQATPERRNWLGVKEDAIRVVREGMRDVVDHGTGRSAGVSFAELCGKTGTAQWNSSANLAWFGGFLPYDEPRFAFAAVYEGRPGENPSGGKNAAPVVSAFFEPLKEEFKEIIAPAPKAVQIVEETGEPAAKEGEEGAEDAPKDGEGKKESKDGVLKAQPVEPLDLDGDAAAREEEGAMEVPKALPVDPEELEQGPEEVVPPDSTELPED, encoded by the coding sequence GTGAGAAGACCGATCGCCAAGCTACTCTCCGGAGCCCTCGTGGTCTCCGTTTCCGCGGGGCAGGACCTCGCTTCGATTCCGCAAACAGCTGCGCCGGACATTTCGCCGAACAACGCGTCGATCTTCACGCGCAAGGATGCCCGGACGATCACGCAATCGATTCCGGCACCGCGCGGGCCCATCCTAGATCGCAGCGGCGCGGCCTTCGCGCAGAGCCGGGTGGCTTGGCAACTCGGGATCCAATACGAGCAGTTTGAAAAGGCGGACCGCGCGTTCGTGATCGAATGGGGCCGCACCCGCATCGCCAAGGCGAAGACCTTGATCCCGGAGGCCTCGGAGCCGACGGATGACGAGCTGTGGGACCACTATCAAAACCGACGTTGGCTGCCGCTGCTGATCAGCTCGCATCTGGATGAAGCTGGACGCAAGAAGATCGAACCGCAGTTGAGCAAGGGACTGATCCTGCATCCGGTTTACCAGCGATTTTATCCGGGCAAGAGCTTGGCCGCGCACATCATCGGCTACACCGGAAGTGTCGGGAAGCTACCGACCGGCCCGATCAATTTCAATGAGCCGATGTGGGAGGAGCAGGAGGGCCGTGCCGGCCTGGAAGCGATCTTCAACACCGAACTCACCGGGCAACCGGGCATGAAGCGGATGCTCTATGATGAGAACGGCCGCGAGCTGCTGAAGGAGCAGGTGAAGCGGCCGCGCCCCGGCGGAGCCTTGGTGACCACGCTGAACAAGGCATGGCAGGATCACGCGGAGGATGTGCTGCGCGACAAGGTGCGCCGCGGTGCCTTCGTGCTGATCGACGTGAACACCGGCGAGGTGCTGGTGATGGCCTCGCGCCCGTCCTTCGACCTGAACGGCTTCGTTCCCGGAATCTCCGACAAGGATTTCAAGGCGTTGAATGAGGACCCCGGCAAGCCGATGGTGGGCCGGGCCTTCCAATCCGCCTATCCGCCGGGATCGAGCTTCAAGCCGATCGTGGCGCTCACCGCGCTGAACAACGGCGAGGTGGATGAGAACACCGAGATCTATTGCGCTGGCGCGATCACGCTGGGCGGTCACACGTTCCACAACCACAACAAGCGCGCGGCGGGCTCGATCAACGTGAAGCAGGCGCTTGCGACCTCGAACAACATTTGGTTCGGGCAGGTGGGCATGAAGATCGGTGCCCCGGCCTTCCTGGGCGTGGCCCGGCAATTCGGCTTCGGCCAGCTGACTGGGCTGCCGCTGAAGGGTGAGAATCCCGGCCTGGTGCCAACCAACGAGTGGATGATGCGCGTCCACCACCGCCGCTTCAAAGACGGTGACGATTTCAACCTTTCGATCGGCCAGGGTTCGCTGGAAGTCACCCCGCTGCAAGTGGCGCAGGCCATGGCAGGGATCGCAAACGGTGGCGTGCTGCCGAAGCTGCATCTGGTGATGCAGGTTCAGGATCCCTACGGCCGAGTGATCAAGCAGGCGACTCCCGAGCGACGGAATTGGCTCGGGGTGAAAGAGGACGCGATCCGCGTGGTGCGTGAAGGCATGCGCGATGTGGTGGATCACGGCACGGGACGCTCGGCAGGCGTGAGCTTCGCCGAGCTCTGCGGCAAGACCGGTACAGCGCAGTGGAATTCCAGCGCGAACCTGGCGTGGTTCGGCGGCTTCCTGCCGTATGACGAGCCGCGTTTCGCTTTTGCCGCGGTCTATGAAGGCCGTCCGGGTGAGAACCCGAGCGGTGGCAAGAATGCCGCGCCGGTGGTCAGCGCGTTCTTCGAACCGCTGAAGGAAGAATTCAAAGAGATCATCGCCCCGGCACCAAAGGCCGTGCAGATCGTCGAGGAAACCGGCGAGCCGGCTGCGAAGGAGGGCGAGGAAGGTGCTGAAGACGCGCCGAAGGACGGAGAGGGCAAGAAGGAGTCCAAGGATGGCGTGCTGAAGGCCCAGCCGGTCGAGCCGCTGGATCTGGATGGTGACGCGGCCGCGCGGGAGGAAGAAGGTGCCATGGAAGTGCCGAAAGCCCTGCCGGTGGATCCCGAGGAACTTGAACAAGGTCCGGAGGAAGTGGTGCC